A section of the Paramisgurnus dabryanus chromosome 4, PD_genome_1.1, whole genome shotgun sequence genome encodes:
- the ppp2r2ca gene encoding protein phosphatase 2, regulatory subunit B, gamma a, with amino-acid sequence MGEDGESPKINHSFLRDYVTEADVISTVEFNQTGDLLATGDKGGRVVIFQRETESKSESEDLGESGEYNVYSTFQSHEPDFDYLKSLEIEEKINKIRWLPHQNAAHFLLSTNDKTIKLWKVSERDKRPEGYNLKDEEGRIKDISTVTSLRVPVLKPTDLMVEVRPRRIFANGHTYHVNSISVNSDGETYLSADDLRINMWHLDITDRSFNIVDIKPANMEDLTEVITAAEFHPHHCHLFVYSSSKGTLRLCDMRESALCDKHSKIFEEPEDPGNRSFFSEIISSVSDVKFSHSGRYLLTRDYLTVKVWDLNMEKGPVETYQVHEYLRSKLCSLYENDCIFDKFECVWNSTDSVIMTGAYNSFFRMFDRETGRGVTLEAWRESSKPRAVLRTRRVYTGGRRRRGDVGVDSLDFTKKILHMAWHPEENIIAIAATNNLYIFQDRVNAENL; translated from the exons ATGGGTGAGGACGGCGAGAGCCCCAAAATCAATCACAGCTTCCTCCGAGACTATGTCACAGAAG ctgATGTCATTTCTACAGTGGAGTTTAACCAGACGGGGGATCTGCTGGCTACGGGGGACAAGGGGGGAAGAGTGGTCATCTTccagagagagacagag AGTAAAAGTGAATCCGAGGACCTGGGTGAATCGGGCGAATACAACGTCTACAGTACGTTCCAGAGTCACGAACCAGACTTTGACTATCTGAAGAGTTTGGAAATTGAAGAGAAGATCAACAAGATACGATGGCTGCCACATCAAAACGCTGCTCATTTTCTCCTCTCAACCAATG ATAAAACAATAAAGCTATGGAAGGTGAGCGAGAGAGACAAGCGGCCAGAGGGCTACAATCTGAAGGACGAAGAAGGACGAATAAAGGACATCTCCACCGTGACCTCATTACGG GTGCCGGTTCTAAAGCCCACTGACCTGATGGTCGAGGTGAGGCCCAGGAGAATATTTGCCAACGGCCACACCTACCATGTCAATTCAATCTCAGTCAACAGCGATGGTGAGACGTATCTGTCTGCAGATGATCTCAGGATCAACATGTGGCACCTGGACATCACAGATCGAAGTTTCA ACATTGTGGACATTAAGCCAGCCAATATGGAGGACCTGACGGAGGTGATAACAGCAGCAGAGTTTCACCCGCATCACTGCCACCTCTTCGTGTACAGCAGCAGTAAGGGGACACTACGCCTGTGTGACATGAGAGAGTCTGCACTCTGTGACAAGCACTCCAAAA TCTTTGAGGAGCCAGAGGACCCAGGCAATCGCTCTTTCTTCTCCGAGATCATCTCATCGGTTTCTGATGTTAAGTTCAGTCACAGTGGACGATATCTACTAACTAGAGACTACTTGACTGTTAAGGTGTGGGACCTTAACATGGAGAAGGGCCCGGTGGAGACCTACCAG GTTCACGAGTACCTAAGGAGTAAACTGTGCTCGCTGTATGAAAACGATTGCATTTTTGACAAGTTCGAGTGCGTCTGGAACAGCACAGACAG TGTAATCATGACAGGAGCGTACAATAGTTTTTTCCGGATGTTTGATCGTGAAACTGGTCGTGGCGTGACCCTCGAGGCGTGGCGTGAGAGCAGTAAACCGCGAGCCGTGCTGCGGACTCGCCGCGTTTACACCGGCGGCCGGCGACGTCGCGGGGATGTGGGCGTGGACAGTCTGGACTTCACTAAAAAGATTCTGCACATGGCCTGGCACCCGGAGGAAAACATCATCGCCATTGCAGCCACTAACAACCTCTACATCTTTCAGGACAGGGTCAATGCAGAAAACCTGTGA